From one Acidobacteriota bacterium genomic stretch:
- a CDS encoding CRTAC1 family protein codes for MGALRRGFRVILIIDALLSVCLARSPQQAAAPGQQEGDSTATEIFVDATREAGIDFVHFNGMSGERYLCEMMGPGGAMFDYDNDGDLDLYLVQGRMLGPGKTLSDAIFPPPGSGPLIDRLFRNDLRKNRSGERRLHFTDVTEESGIQSPGYGMGVAAGDFNNDGWTDLYVTNFGPNQMFRNNGDGTFTDVTAATGTNDPRWSVSAAFVDYDRDGWLDLYVGNYVDFSFSNHKRCFSFSDAGGGSALEYCDPSQYQPLPESLFRNRGDGTFEDASHKATIARESNGALGVSTADFNGDGWIDIYVANDKRPNHLWINQKDGSFRNEALLNGCAVSGEGFSESSMGVDAGDFDSDGDEDLFMTHMSLNEKNTLYVNQGKASFKDASYPSGLALPSIPFTGFGTAFLDYDNDGRLDLLAVNGHVKNVEALARAKDPYPLHQTNQLFRNLGQGRFQEVTRTAGAVFGLSEVSRGAAFGDVDNDGDTDVLVLNNSGRARLLANQSGSVNHWIGLRLAGQPQGRDMLGARVAVLLPEGRTLWRRVRSDGSYASANDPRVLVGLGRADRVEAVRVYWPDGRAEEWKELPINTYSMLVQGAGTRFSVPPERR; via the coding sequence ATGGGCGCTCTCCGACGGGGTTTCCGGGTCATCCTGATCATCGACGCCCTGCTATCCGTCTGTCTTGCCCGGAGTCCTCAGCAGGCCGCCGCTCCGGGGCAGCAAGAAGGAGATTCGACGGCCACCGAAATATTTGTGGATGCCACGCGGGAAGCGGGGATCGATTTCGTCCACTTCAACGGGATGTCGGGAGAACGCTACCTGTGCGAAATGATGGGCCCCGGCGGAGCCATGTTCGACTATGACAACGACGGCGACCTCGACCTCTACCTGGTCCAGGGCCGCATGCTCGGACCGGGAAAGACGCTGTCCGATGCCATCTTCCCTCCACCCGGTTCCGGACCGTTGATCGACAGGCTCTTCCGAAACGACCTGCGGAAGAACAGGAGCGGCGAACGACGATTGCACTTCACCGACGTGACGGAGGAAAGCGGGATCCAGTCCCCGGGCTACGGGATGGGCGTGGCGGCGGGAGACTTCAACAATGACGGATGGACCGACCTGTACGTGACCAATTTCGGGCCCAACCAGATGTTTCGGAACAACGGGGACGGGACCTTTACCGATGTGACCGCGGCAACCGGCACGAATGACCCGCGCTGGAGTGTCAGCGCGGCGTTCGTGGACTACGACCGGGATGGCTGGCTCGACCTTTACGTGGGCAACTACGTCGACTTCAGCTTCTCGAACCACAAGCGCTGCTTTTCTTTCTCCGACGCGGGCGGCGGCAGCGCACTTGAGTATTGCGACCCCAGCCAATACCAACCGTTGCCGGAGAGCCTGTTCCGCAACCGGGGGGATGGGACCTTTGAAGATGCCTCCCACAAGGCAACAATTGCACGGGAATCGAATGGCGCCTTGGGCGTGAGTACGGCCGACTTCAATGGCGACGGCTGGATCGACATCTACGTCGCCAATGACAAGCGGCCCAATCACCTCTGGATCAATCAAAAAGACGGCAGTTTCCGGAACGAGGCTTTGCTGAACGGATGCGCCGTCAGCGGGGAGGGTTTTTCCGAGTCCAGCATGGGTGTTGACGCCGGCGACTTTGACAGTGACGGAGACGAAGATCTCTTCATGACCCACATGTCGCTCAACGAGAAGAACACCCTCTATGTCAACCAAGGGAAGGCGTCGTTCAAGGATGCCTCCTACCCGAGCGGGCTGGCCCTTCCCAGCATTCCATTCACCGGATTCGGAACGGCGTTCCTGGACTACGACAATGATGGCCGGCTGGACCTTCTGGCCGTCAATGGACACGTCAAGAATGTCGAGGCGCTGGCGCGGGCCAAGGACCCCTACCCCTTGCATCAGACCAATCAACTCTTCAGGAATCTGGGGCAGGGAAGATTTCAGGAAGTGACCCGAACTGCCGGGGCCGTGTTCGGGCTGTCGGAAGTGAGCCGCGGAGCGGCGTTCGGGGATGTGGACAACGACGGAGACACGGACGTTCTGGTCCTCAACAACAGCGGGCGGGCGCGGCTGCTGGCCAATCAATCCGGAAGCGTCAACCATTGGATAGGACTGAGGCTTGCCGGCCAGCCGCAGGGCCGGGACATGTTGGGCGCGAGAGTCGCGGTCCTGCTCCCCGAGGGCCGAACCCTGTGGCGCCGGGTCCGCTCGGACGGGAGCTACGCTTCCGCCAATGACCCCAGGGTGCTGGTCGGGCTAGGCCGGGCGGATCGAGTCGAGGCGGTGCGCGTCTACTGGCCCGACGGACGGGCGGAAGAATGGAAAGAACTGCCGATCAATACGTATTCAATGTTGGTGCAAGGCGCAGGGACCCGGTTCTCCGTGCCGCCCGAGCGTCGATAG
- a CDS encoding tetratricopeptide repeat protein, which translates to MAIHSLLLLTLAGMQAAGTPVQLPPAVQEQLQNAARAEQNGDWSAAEQAYRAALAIQPEFAPLHAKLGLIHQFQGRFTEAVASIEKALRLEPKLPDAHFFLGLAHYSLYDYQKAIGAFQQAISQNPENIKAQVYLGVSFLALQRLDESIEHLEEVTKKHPQELEALQTLAQAYLNRTRSAYDKFQQVFSRIEEIDPESFRTHQLLAEAYATQGRLNQAIEEYEKAVALNPNAPGVNFALGDLYFGLGQYDKAEPVLEKELKIDPHHPIVNLELGIIKNYRQKFDEAIQHLEAVTRVDNQIPDAYVALSSAYVAKGRLQDGVAALQRAIALDPNQPQPHYQLAQIYKTLGRTEEARKELELFQRLDTQERDKKQRDAGSFLQGTPQ; encoded by the coding sequence ATGGCAATTCATAGTTTGTTGCTTCTGACATTGGCGGGGATGCAGGCGGCCGGAACACCCGTCCAACTGCCTCCAGCGGTTCAGGAACAGCTCCAGAATGCCGCTCGCGCCGAGCAGAACGGCGACTGGAGCGCAGCCGAACAGGCCTACCGGGCAGCGCTGGCGATCCAACCCGAGTTCGCGCCTCTCCATGCCAAGTTGGGGCTGATCCATCAGTTTCAGGGAAGATTCACGGAAGCGGTCGCCTCGATCGAGAAGGCGCTGAGACTCGAACCCAAGCTGCCCGACGCCCACTTCTTTCTGGGACTCGCCCACTACAGCCTGTATGACTATCAGAAGGCGATCGGGGCATTCCAACAGGCGATTTCCCAGAATCCCGAAAACATCAAGGCGCAGGTCTACCTGGGGGTCTCTTTCCTGGCTCTGCAACGGCTTGACGAGAGTATCGAGCACCTGGAGGAGGTCACCAAGAAACATCCCCAGGAGCTGGAGGCACTTCAGACTTTGGCCCAGGCTTACTTGAACCGGACCAGAAGCGCCTACGACAAGTTCCAGCAGGTCTTCTCGCGGATCGAGGAGATCGATCCGGAGTCCTTCCGCACCCACCAATTGCTGGCGGAGGCTTACGCCACCCAGGGGCGTCTGAACCAGGCCATCGAAGAATACGAGAAAGCCGTCGCCCTGAATCCCAACGCGCCCGGGGTCAACTTCGCGCTGGGTGATCTCTACTTCGGTTTGGGACAGTACGACAAGGCGGAGCCGGTGCTGGAAAAGGAGCTGAAGATCGATCCCCACCATCCCATCGTCAATCTGGAGCTGGGAATCATCAAGAACTACCGCCAGAAGTTCGACGAAGCGATCCAGCATCTGGAGGCGGTGACCCGCGTCGATAATCAGATTCCCGATGCTTACGTCGCCTTGTCCTCGGCCTACGTGGCCAAGGGACGGCTACAGGACGGCGTGGCGGCGTTGCAGAGAGCCATCGCCCTGGATCCGAACCAGCCCCAGCCCCACTATCAGTTGGCTCAGATCTACAAGACGCTGGGACGGACGGAAGAGGCTCGAAAAGAGCTGGAGCTGTTTCAGAGACTGGACACGCAGGAACGCGATAAGAAGCAGCGCGATGCCGGAAGCTTCCTGCAGGGAACGCCACAGTGA
- a CDS encoding FG-GAP-like repeat-containing protein, whose protein sequence is MVWLGLAAAPSAAPNLRQEADERTRPQDHQPPVLRRMPEFSLTDHLSRTFGTHQLLGKAWIADFIRTRDPQAASQTAALAKLQKELKRRPGWADTRLVTFTADPERDSPEVLRSHATAAGVDWEQWSFLTGSRDVLERVHSGFAGTAPAHSGKWMLVDPQGHVRGFYDGNAAGQREALKRDVLTTLQERLLWQEFPWLEERRQAQLESAGGIQVLHDFSFEDRVGESGITFRNRIVDDAGRSFIFAHYDHGNGLAIADVDGDGRHDIYFVSQAGSNELWKNLGGGRFENITERAGVGVKERIGVTASFADIDNDGDADLYVTTVRGGNVLFENDGKGVFKDISVESGLGYKGHSSAAVFFDYDRDGRLDLFLVNVGIYTTDEIRTVVHDSFTGTDRATYTYFRSTPDAFNRHLNDALSEPSILYRNQGGNRFVDVTVQAGLQDTSWSGDASPLDANNDGWPDLYLANMQGHDQYYENVEGRRFVKKSRRLFPATPWGTMGIKVFDFENDGRLDLYLTDMHTDMWKHLDPFSEKEKIPFPEEIAEKQMLATDGNHVWGNAFFRNQGDGAFNEMSDRFNAENYWPWGLSVGDLNADGFDDAFITSCMNYGYRYGINSLLLNDRGRRFVDSEFILGVEPRRGGRTLIPWFELDVLGADKDHELVKKARARGARVTRVVAWGAIGSRSSVIFDLDDDGDLDIVTNDFNSEPMVLVSDLADRKRIHFLKVNLTGTRSNRDGLGAWVTVRAGSATYTKVQDGQSGYLSQSRWPLYFGLGEAGKVDQVEVLWPSGQQQVLPGPIPAGSELNVTEP, encoded by the coding sequence GTGGTTTGGCTCGGTCTGGCGGCGGCTCCGTCCGCCGCGCCGAACCTGCGCCAGGAGGCCGACGAGAGAACCCGCCCGCAAGACCATCAACCTCCCGTACTGCGCCGTATGCCCGAGTTCTCCTTGACCGATCACCTCTCCCGGACCTTTGGGACCCACCAACTGCTGGGCAAAGCATGGATCGCGGATTTCATTCGCACCCGCGATCCGCAGGCGGCGTCGCAGACCGCCGCGCTGGCGAAGCTCCAAAAGGAACTCAAGAGACGGCCGGGCTGGGCCGACACTCGTCTGGTCACCTTTACGGCCGATCCGGAGCGCGACTCGCCGGAAGTCCTTCGGAGTCACGCAACTGCGGCCGGAGTGGACTGGGAACAGTGGAGCTTCCTGACCGGCTCCCGGGACGTACTGGAGCGAGTACATTCAGGGTTCGCCGGGACGGCGCCTGCGCACAGCGGGAAATGGATGCTGGTCGATCCGCAAGGGCATGTCCGAGGGTTCTACGACGGCAACGCAGCCGGCCAGAGAGAGGCCCTGAAGAGGGATGTCCTGACAACGCTGCAGGAACGTCTCCTGTGGCAGGAATTCCCGTGGTTGGAAGAACGCCGGCAGGCCCAGCTTGAAAGCGCCGGCGGCATCCAGGTCCTCCACGATTTTTCGTTTGAGGACCGGGTCGGGGAATCGGGCATAACTTTTCGCAACCGGATCGTCGACGATGCTGGAAGGTCCTTTATTTTCGCCCATTACGACCATGGCAACGGACTCGCCATTGCCGATGTCGATGGCGACGGCCGGCATGACATCTACTTCGTGAGCCAGGCCGGCAGCAATGAACTCTGGAAGAACCTGGGCGGCGGCAGGTTCGAGAACATCACGGAGCGGGCGGGGGTCGGTGTCAAAGAGCGAATCGGCGTGACCGCGTCTTTTGCCGATATCGACAATGACGGCGATGCGGACCTGTACGTCACCACCGTTCGCGGGGGCAACGTGTTGTTCGAGAACGACGGGAAGGGAGTCTTCAAGGACATCAGCGTCGAGTCCGGCCTCGGGTACAAAGGCCATTCCTCGGCGGCGGTCTTCTTCGACTACGACCGCGACGGCCGCCTGGACCTCTTCCTGGTGAATGTCGGCATTTACACGACGGACGAAATCAGGACGGTCGTCCATGACTCCTTTACCGGAACCGATCGCGCCACCTATACCTACTTTCGTTCCACGCCGGATGCCTTCAACCGCCACCTGAATGACGCGCTCTCGGAGCCCAGCATCCTCTACCGGAACCAGGGAGGAAACCGGTTCGTCGACGTCACCGTCCAGGCGGGTCTGCAGGATACGAGTTGGTCGGGCGACGCCAGTCCGCTGGATGCCAACAACGATGGGTGGCCTGACCTCTATCTGGCCAACATGCAGGGCCACGATCAGTACTACGAGAACGTCGAAGGCCGGCGATTCGTGAAGAAGAGCCGCCGGCTGTTTCCCGCCACGCCGTGGGGAACCATGGGGATCAAGGTCTTCGACTTCGAGAACGACGGGCGCCTGGACCTCTATCTGACCGACATGCACACGGACATGTGGAAGCATCTCGATCCGTTCAGCGAGAAGGAAAAGATCCCCTTCCCCGAGGAGATCGCCGAGAAGCAGATGTTGGCCACCGACGGGAATCATGTCTGGGGAAACGCCTTCTTCCGCAATCAGGGAGACGGCGCCTTCAATGAAATGTCGGATCGATTCAATGCCGAGAACTACTGGCCCTGGGGACTGAGCGTGGGGGACCTGAACGCCGACGGATTCGATGACGCCTTCATCACGTCCTGCATGAACTACGGCTATCGTTACGGAATCAACAGTCTGCTGCTGAATGACCGCGGACGGAGATTCGTGGACAGCGAATTCATTTTGGGAGTGGAACCCAGGCGCGGCGGCCGGACCCTCATCCCCTGGTTCGAACTGGACGTGCTCGGCGCCGACAAGGACCACGAACTGGTCAAAAAGGCCCGGGCCCGGGGCGCCAGAGTCACCCGTGTCGTGGCCTGGGGTGCCATAGGCTCACGTTCATCGGTGATTTTCGACCTGGATGACGACGGGGACCTTGACATCGTGACCAACGATTTCAATTCCGAACCCATGGTCCTGGTCAGCGACCTGGCTGATCGGAAGCGGATTCATTTCCTCAAAGTCAATCTCACCGGGACCCGGTCGAACCGCGACGGGCTCGGCGCCTGGGTCACGGTCCGGGCGGGTTCGGCCACCTACACCAAGGTGCAGGACGGCCAGTCCGGATACCTCTCACAGAGTCGCTGGCCGCTCTACTTCGGGCTCGGCGAAGCCGGAAAGGTCGATCAGGTCGAGGTGCTATGGCCGTCAGGTCAGCAACAAGTGCTTCCTGGACCCATACCAGCCGGTTCCGAATTGAATGTAACGGAGCCGTAG